One Deinococcus aquaedulcis genomic window carries:
- a CDS encoding DUF4032 domain-containing protein, translated as MSAFDQARHEVERARFLSDVRDLLSILRRQPNELLPFDWVRHLAPEGEYARGLQTIEVDHIIGSVDRYREFDRHYLPKERHLDERWIGVRSAQLQGKELPPIQVYQVGELYFVKDGNHRVSVARRQGQKYIDADVIELQVTVPPEEGDTLKDLIIKGEYAQFLKATNLDRVVPGHHEILFTTPGRYEKLLEHIRTRQYFLDRKPERAGLPPVTWEEAVESWYRRLYCRIVDNIGKHDVMARFPGRTEADLYLWIMDHRYFLTQHGGHDVGSEEATVQFRTQYAPPVYKRLRQRVQLMLRGKLGPAV; from the coding sequence ATGTCCGCATTCGATCAGGCCCGGCACGAAGTAGAACGCGCGCGCTTTCTCAGCGACGTCCGCGACCTGCTGTCCATTCTGCGCCGGCAGCCCAACGAGCTGCTGCCCTTTGATTGGGTGCGCCATCTGGCCCCCGAAGGCGAGTATGCGCGCGGCCTGCAAACCATCGAGGTGGACCACATCATCGGGTCGGTGGACCGCTACCGCGAGTTTGACCGCCATTACCTGCCCAAAGAACGCCACCTGGATGAACGCTGGATCGGCGTGCGCAGCGCGCAGTTGCAGGGCAAGGAACTCCCGCCCATCCAGGTGTACCAGGTGGGCGAGCTGTATTTCGTCAAGGACGGCAATCACCGGGTCTCTGTCGCCCGGCGCCAGGGTCAGAAATACATTGACGCCGACGTGATCGAACTGCAGGTCACTGTCCCTCCCGAGGAAGGCGACACCCTCAAGGACCTGATCATCAAGGGCGAGTACGCGCAATTCTTAAAGGCCACCAACCTCGACCGGGTGGTGCCGGGTCACCATGAAATCCTGTTCACCACGCCGGGGCGCTACGAAAAGCTGCTGGAGCACATCCGCACGCGCCAGTACTTTCTGGACCGCAAGCCTGAACGCGCGGGCCTGCCGCCCGTGACCTGGGAAGAAGCCGTGGAAAGCTGGTACCGACGACTGTACTGCCGCATTGTGGACAACATTGGCAAGCACGACGTGATGGCGCGCTTTCCCGGCCGCACCGAGGCCGATCTGTACCTGTGGATCATGGACCACCGCTATTTCCTGACCCAGCACGGCGGCCACGACGTGGGCAGCGAGGAGGCCACGGTGCAGTTCCGCACCCAGTACGCCCCGCCGGTCTACAAACGCCTGCGCCAGCGCGTCCAATTGATGCTGCGCGGAAAGCTGGGGCCAGCGGTGTAA
- a CDS encoding mismatch-specific DNA-glycosylase has product MTTTEPTTARAAEGAPGDLTGGGEYLVPDVLRPGLTLVLVGTAPSRISARARAYYANPENRFWRTLHEVGLTPRQLSPHEYPLLPDYSIGLTDVAKRHSGVDAALPTDAWAPEELRAKVRQYRPQVVAFTSKRGASETLGMATGRLPYGRQEVTLEGTELWVLPSTSPLGQTHFQLAPWQALAARVQALRPAAGTSAPAGP; this is encoded by the coding sequence ATGACGACGACTGAGCCGACAACTGCGCGGGCGGCGGAAGGCGCCCCAGGAGACCTGACCGGCGGCGGCGAGTACCTCGTGCCGGATGTGCTGCGCCCCGGGCTGACCCTGGTGCTGGTGGGCACGGCGCCCAGCCGCATCAGCGCGCGGGCGCGGGCCTACTACGCCAACCCTGAAAACCGGTTCTGGCGCACGCTGCACGAGGTGGGCCTGACCCCCCGGCAGCTCTCTCCCCACGAGTACCCCCTGCTGCCTGACTACAGCATTGGCCTGACCGACGTGGCCAAGCGGCATTCGGGCGTGGACGCTGCCCTGCCGACAGACGCCTGGGCCCCCGAGGAACTGCGGGCCAAGGTGCGCCAGTACCGCCCGCAGGTGGTGGCCTTTACCAGCAAGCGGGGCGCCTCGGAGACGCTGGGGATGGCCACTGGCCGCCTGCCGTACGGCCGCCAGGAGGTCACGCTGGAAGGCACAGAACTGTGGGTGCTGCCCAGCACCAGCCCGCTGGGGCAGACGCACTTTCAGCTGGCCCCCTGGCAGGCGCTTGCCGCGCGGGTGCAGGCGCTGCGCCCGGCGGCGGGAACCTCTGCGCCCGCTGGCCCGTAA
- a CDS encoding carbohydrate kinase family protein, with amino-acid sequence MAPLPLIVSAGEALTDLVTAGDNRWTAHPGGAGWNVARACAALGVPSAFAGAVGQDNFGEDLARASLEAGLDLRFLQRVPAPTLMAVVYRTHPPAYRFLGENSADLHFDPTGLPGGWLREARWLHVGGISLSRWPLADTLLGLVETARAAGVKISFDPNARITHRHPNYPAVFEAVARRADLLKFSDEDLAFFFPGQSEADALRHLRGLNAKAPIVVTRGAAGATLYHAAGQANLGALRVPVADTVGAGDALCAGLLVSATEHPDALWTEHLRLGLQAAAAACTHPGAYAPTRQDLAALPTA; translated from the coding sequence ATGGCCCCCCTGCCCCTGATCGTAAGCGCCGGCGAAGCCCTGACCGACCTTGTGACCGCTGGTGACAACCGCTGGACGGCCCACCCCGGCGGCGCGGGCTGGAACGTGGCGCGGGCCTGCGCGGCCCTGGGAGTACCCAGCGCGTTTGCGGGCGCGGTGGGGCAGGACAACTTCGGGGAGGATCTGGCTCGCGCGTCGCTGGAAGCGGGGCTGGACCTGCGGTTCTTGCAGCGTGTACCGGCCCCCACGCTGATGGCCGTGGTGTACCGCACCCACCCGCCCGCCTACCGCTTTCTGGGGGAAAACAGCGCCGACCTGCACTTCGATCCCACTGGCCTGCCCGGCGGCTGGCTGCGCGAAGCCCGCTGGCTGCACGTGGGCGGCATCAGCCTCAGCCGGTGGCCCCTGGCCGATACCCTGCTGGGGCTGGTGGAAACCGCGCGCGCCGCTGGCGTCAAAATCAGCTTTGACCCGAATGCCCGCATCACCCACCGGCATCCCAATTACCCGGCCGTGTTCGAGGCCGTGGCCCGCCGCGCCGACCTGCTGAAGTTCAGCGACGAGGATCTGGCCTTTTTCTTCCCGGGCCAGAGTGAGGCCGATGCCCTGCGTCATCTGCGCGGCCTGAATGCCAAAGCCCCCATCGTGGTCACGCGCGGCGCGGCGGGCGCCACCCTGTACCACGCCGCCGGGCAGGCCAACCTGGGTGCGCTGCGCGTGCCCGTGGCCGACACGGTGGGCGCTGGCGACGCCCTGTGCGCGGGCCTGCTGGTGAGCGCCACCGAGCACCCGGACGCCCTGTGGACCGAGCACCTGCGCCTGGGCCTGCAGGCCGCCGCCGCCGCCTGTACCCACCCCGGCGCCTACGCCCCCACCCGGCAGGACCTCGCCGCCTTGCCCACGGCGTAA
- the map gene encoding type I methionyl aminopeptidase, translating into MTITNEQELRGMQRAGQVVAETLQALREAVAPGVTPAELDALAGDLFARRHATSAPREVYGAPVNVFISVNDDIVHGLPTTRPLQPGDVVKLDVTPFVDGYVADAAITVVVPPASPVALRLVACAEAAFWAAMNAARAGQPVNVIGRAVEREVARRGFSLLRELQGHGVGRTIHEAPDVPNFYHPAFRTPLREGMVIAVEPMVSTGRSSRTRTRRDGWTIRTRDGGLAAHYEHTVMITRGQPLILTA; encoded by the coding sequence ATGACGATCACCAACGAGCAGGAACTGAGGGGCATGCAGCGGGCCGGGCAGGTGGTGGCCGAGACTTTGCAGGCCCTGCGGGAGGCGGTGGCGCCCGGTGTCACCCCGGCTGAGCTGGACGCGCTGGCCGGCGACCTCTTCGCGCGCCGCCACGCCACCTCGGCGCCCCGGGAGGTGTATGGGGCCCCCGTGAACGTCTTTATCAGCGTGAACGACGACATTGTTCACGGTCTGCCCACCACGCGGCCCCTGCAACCCGGCGACGTGGTGAAGCTGGACGTGACCCCCTTCGTGGACGGCTATGTGGCCGACGCCGCGATCACGGTGGTCGTGCCTCCCGCCTCGCCAGTGGCCCTGCGGCTGGTGGCCTGTGCCGAGGCGGCCTTCTGGGCCGCGATGAATGCGGCGCGGGCCGGGCAACCGGTGAACGTGATTGGCCGGGCGGTGGAGCGGGAGGTGGCCCGGCGCGGCTTTTCGCTGCTGCGCGAGTTGCAGGGCCACGGCGTGGGCCGCACCATCCACGAGGCCCCGGACGTGCCCAACTTCTATCACCCGGCTTTTCGCACCCCGCTGCGCGAAGGCATGGTGATTGCCGTGGAACCGATGGTGTCCACAGGCCGCTCGTCACGCACCCGAACGCGGCGCGACGGCTGGACCATCCGCACGCGCGATGGCGGACTGGCCGCCCACTACGAGCACACCGTCATGATCACCCGGGGTCAGCCCCTGATCCTGACCGCCTAG
- a CDS encoding Asp23/Gls24 family envelope stress response protein, with protein MNGSIQITEAALASLIGLTAHEIPGVVGMAPANLKEGLSRVLGRAQVSDGVVIAKDGARYTADLYVVMAYGVSIPTVARNIAERVEHTVKTQAGLELAATRVHAVGVQRV; from the coding sequence GTGAACGGCTCCATTCAAATCACCGAGGCGGCGCTGGCCTCCCTGATCGGCCTCACCGCCCATGAAATTCCGGGCGTGGTGGGCATGGCCCCCGCCAACCTTAAGGAAGGCCTTAGCCGCGTGCTGGGGCGCGCGCAGGTCAGTGACGGCGTGGTGATCGCCAAGGACGGCGCGCGCTACACGGCCGACCTGTATGTGGTCATGGCCTACGGCGTCAGCATTCCCACCGTGGCGCGCAACATTGCCGAGCGTGTGGAACACACCGTGAAAACCCAGGCGGGCCTGGAGCTGGCCGCCACCCGCGTGCACGCCGTGGGGGTGCAGCGTGTCTGA
- a CDS encoding HD-GYP domain-containing protein, with amino-acid sequence MFPPSLWTNLLLIGAAALLGYATVRDLHGLMIAAALLMAVLTAGRRGGVRWVPLGAYAMAFVASLLLPGPTAGLPDLGAALLALLSLGLLTVREQANARELTWQRNTVAALRAGSERLADARDADAIIRAGIGILDKLQVAPNLAFVAYRKGTPHILAATGAFEAFLERPIHPSDNDSRSVQADHWVAEEVLALLDKTQRRVFHVAPVYGRASNHLGVVILARPVPVLFDEDEKGVVGAFSRLLGAQLGQWQAIRDLRDANDLTLRSLGAALERRDDDTGGHTMRVVSMSVRLARRLGWDEDQVKALRWGAYLHDLGKLAIPDGVLHKRGPLSPDERRVIQTHTVIGYDMLQDLHFLPAETLDLVRYHHERWDGTGYPSGLRGQNIPDTARLFTLIDVFDALTNARPYKPAWTRERALNEIRAQAGRQFDPQYVDAFLRMMAEHDDAHLVM; translated from the coding sequence GTGTTCCCGCCAAGCCTGTGGACGAACCTGCTGCTGATCGGTGCAGCCGCCCTGCTGGGGTATGCCACGGTTCGGGACCTCCACGGCCTGATGATTGCCGCCGCTCTTCTGATGGCGGTGCTGACCGCCGGGCGCCGGGGCGGCGTGCGCTGGGTGCCGCTGGGCGCCTACGCGATGGCCTTTGTGGCCTCGCTGCTGCTGCCGGGGCCTACGGCGGGCCTGCCGGATCTGGGCGCCGCGCTGCTGGCCCTGCTGAGCCTGGGCCTGCTGACGGTCCGCGAGCAGGCCAACGCGCGCGAGCTGACCTGGCAGCGCAACACAGTGGCTGCCCTGCGCGCCGGCAGCGAGCGCCTGGCCGATGCCCGCGACGCCGACGCCATTATTCGTGCGGGGATTGGCATTCTGGACAAGCTGCAGGTGGCGCCCAACCTGGCGTTCGTGGCTTACCGCAAGGGCACGCCGCACATCCTGGCGGCCACCGGGGCCTTTGAAGCCTTTCTGGAGCGCCCCATTCACCCCAGCGACAACGACAGCCGCAGTGTGCAGGCCGATCACTGGGTGGCCGAAGAGGTGCTCGCGCTGCTGGACAAGACCCAGCGGCGCGTCTTTCACGTGGCCCCGGTGTATGGACGGGCCTCGAACCACCTGGGCGTGGTGATTCTGGCCCGGCCGGTGCCGGTGCTCTTCGATGAAGACGAGAAGGGTGTGGTAGGCGCTTTCTCGCGGTTGCTGGGCGCGCAGCTGGGCCAGTGGCAGGCCATCCGCGACCTGCGCGACGCCAACGACCTGACCCTGCGCTCGCTGGGCGCGGCCCTGGAACGGCGCGACGACGATACTGGCGGCCACACCATGCGCGTGGTCAGCATGAGCGTGCGGCTGGCCCGGCGCCTGGGCTGGGACGAGGATCAGGTCAAGGCCCTGCGCTGGGGTGCCTACCTGCACGACCTGGGCAAGCTGGCCATCCCCGACGGTGTGCTGCACAAGCGCGGCCCCCTCAGCCCCGACGAGCGCCGCGTGATCCAGACCCATACTGTGATCGGCTACGACATGCTGCAGGACCTGCACTTTCTGCCGGCCGAAACGCTGGATCTGGTGCGCTACCACCACGAACGCTGGGATGGCACCGGCTACCCCAGCGGTCTGCGCGGCCAGAACATTCCTGACACTGCGCGCCTGTTCACCTTGATTGACGTGTTCGACGCGCTAACCAATGCCCGGCCCTACAAGCCCGCCTGGACCCGCGAGCGTGCCCTGAACGAGATTCGTGCGCAGGCCGGGCGCCAGTTTGACCCGCAGTACGTGGACGCCTTCCTGCGCATGATGGCCGAACACGACGACGCCCATCTGGTGATGTAG
- a CDS encoding sulfite oxidase-like oxidoreductase — protein sequence MLGKFFKKPADDMGGRVPPGQSLTTRFPVLTYGPTQHYAPQDVAVRIFGLAEEHTLTWTDLLALPQTTLTYDIHCVTHWSKLDTTWTGVRVTDLMAHVRLKPGATHVMQHSVGGYTTNLSLDDFSRPDNLLAHTFDGQPLDAEHGGPLRLVVPHLYFWKSAKWLTGLEFMDADRPGFWERNGYHMRGDPFKEERYDDD from the coding sequence ATGCTTGGCAAGTTCTTCAAAAAGCCCGCCGACGACATGGGCGGCCGGGTGCCCCCGGGCCAGAGCCTGACCACCCGCTTCCCGGTGCTGACCTATGGCCCCACCCAGCACTACGCCCCGCAGGACGTGGCCGTGCGGATCTTTGGGTTGGCCGAGGAACACACGCTGACCTGGACCGACCTGCTGGCCCTGCCCCAGACCACCCTGACCTACGACATTCACTGCGTGACCCACTGGAGCAAGCTGGACACCACCTGGACCGGCGTGCGCGTCACCGACCTGATGGCGCACGTGCGCCTGAAGCCCGGCGCCACCCACGTCATGCAGCACTCGGTGGGCGGCTACACCACGAACCTCAGCCTGGACGACTTTTCGCGGCCTGACAATCTGCTGGCCCACACCTTCGACGGCCAACCGCTGGATGCCGAACACGGCGGGCCGCTGCGACTGGTGGTGCCGCACCTGTACTTCTGGAAAAGCGCCAAGTGGCTGACTGGGCTGGAGTTCATGGATGCCGACCGGCCCGGCTTCTGGGAGCGCAACGGCTACCACATGCGCGGCGACCCCTTCAAGGAAGAGCGGTATGACGACGACTGA
- a CDS encoding Rieske (2Fe-2S) protein has protein sequence MKARRLTRRAVLERWWVLPVAGTAGAFGYMGFYATRVLRGKSEAGPPAFEPAPAQQVVPLSALKTLWAEHLFTYAGRPCTLLRVPRPVAGGLSAGDVHLAAFSRVCTHLGCAVNLVRDPEVLAFAFNYRPPDGQPHLGCRCHYSVFSALDAGKAVFGKANGPLPRVRLDVRGAGAQATVWATGIEPAPALGG, from the coding sequence ATGAAGGCCCGGCGCCTGACCCGCCGGGCGGTGCTGGAACGCTGGTGGGTGTTGCCGGTGGCGGGCACCGCCGGGGCCTTTGGCTACATGGGCTTTTATGCCACGCGCGTGCTGCGCGGCAAGAGCGAGGCAGGCCCCCCCGCCTTTGAACCGGCGCCCGCGCAGCAGGTAGTGCCGCTCTCGGCCCTGAAGACGCTGTGGGCCGAGCACCTGTTCACCTACGCCGGGCGGCCCTGTACGCTGCTGCGCGTGCCGCGCCCGGTGGCCGGCGGCCTGAGTGCCGGAGACGTGCATCTGGCGGCCTTTTCCCGAGTCTGCACCCACCTGGGCTGCGCGGTGAATCTGGTGCGCGACCCAGAGGTACTGGCCTTTGCCTTCAACTACCGCCCGCCCGACGGTCAGCCGCACCTGGGCTGCCGCTGCCACTACAGCGTGTTCTCGGCCCTGGACGCTGGCAAGGCTGTGTTCGGCAAGGCCAACGGCCCCCTGCCCCGGGTGCGTCTGGACGTGCGCGGAGCAGGCGCGCAGGCCACGGTATGGGCGACGGGCATCGAACCGGCCCCGGCACTGGGAGGCTGA
- a CDS encoding GNAT family N-acetyltransferase encodes MPPLTYTTGDLEAAAGVLQASAAQLEARGQALWPLASLTPERLARHYPAGGWQVAWRAGQAVGTYCLLDRDPPFWPDDPPGEALYLHKLAVHPAAQGSGLSTLLLADARARTRAAGRPWLKLDTAANRPALRALYERAGFEPCGEREVFGFRVVLFRQPTGAEN; translated from the coding sequence ATGCCCCCACTGACCTACACCACAGGCGACCTGGAGGCCGCAGCGGGCGTGCTGCAGGCCAGCGCCGCGCAGCTGGAGGCCCGGGGGCAGGCCCTGTGGCCCCTGGCGAGCCTGACCCCAGAGCGCTTGGCGCGCCATTACCCCGCTGGGGGCTGGCAGGTGGCGTGGCGCGCCGGGCAGGCGGTGGGCACCTACTGCCTGCTGGACCGTGATCCCCCCTTCTGGCCGGACGACCCCCCCGGCGAGGCCCTGTACCTGCACAAACTGGCCGTGCATCCGGCCGCCCAGGGCAGTGGCCTGAGCACCCTTCTGCTGGCCGACGCGCGGGCCCGCACCCGGGCGGCCGGGCGCCCCTGGCTGAAACTGGACACCGCCGCGAACCGCCCGGCCCTGCGCGCGCTGTACGAACGCGCTGGCTTCGAACCGTGCGGCGAGCGCGAGGTATTCGGCTTCCGGGTGGTGCTGTTCCGGCAGCCTACGGGCGCAGAGAACTGA
- a CDS encoding M17 family metallopeptidase has translation MSLVKRLERADLSLVLAGPEQLGRLTQDLKAGEVRLLARTEDGDEALALAPTSAQEARELGAALAGLARELKAASVKVPATPHGAALAQAALAGGWREGRYRQTPVAAPALLVEGLSDEAHARLNALNAGLTFARELTSAPANVLNPVTLAREARTLEALGLDVDVWDGDDIQGRGMGLLAAVAAGSTAGPRLIRVTLPARGEKTAVLALVGKGITFDTGGYSIKPAAGMNGMKNDMGGAAAVLGAMRALGELRAQVPEGVEVRAYVAAAENMVGPNAMRPGDIYRAANGLHVEVTNTDAEGRLVLADALTVACEEGATELVDLATLTGVKVSALGNDIAALFSSDPALTARLITAAEAAGEHVWELPLHQPYLKGYQKNTVADLKNSDMNPAGASIKAALFLQQFVTRPWAHLDIAGNATREEVATGWGVGTLVEYVLGR, from the coding sequence ATGTCACTTGTGAAGAGGCTGGAGCGTGCCGATCTGTCGCTGGTGTTGGCGGGCCCCGAACAGCTTGGGCGGCTGACCCAGGATCTGAAGGCGGGCGAGGTGCGGCTGCTGGCCCGGACCGAAGATGGGGATGAGGCCCTGGCCCTGGCCCCCACGAGCGCCCAGGAGGCCCGTGAACTGGGCGCGGCCCTGGCCGGGCTGGCGCGTGAGCTGAAGGCGGCCTCGGTGAAGGTGCCGGCCACCCCGCACGGCGCGGCGCTGGCGCAGGCGGCCCTGGCCGGAGGCTGGCGAGAAGGCCGCTACCGCCAGACGCCCGTCGCTGCCCCCGCCCTGCTGGTGGAAGGCCTGAGCGACGAAGCCCACGCGCGCCTGAACGCCCTGAACGCGGGCCTGACCTTCGCCCGTGAACTCACCAGCGCGCCCGCCAATGTGCTGAACCCGGTCACCCTGGCCCGCGAGGCCCGGACTCTGGAGGCCCTGGGCCTGGATGTGGACGTGTGGGACGGCGACGACATTCAGGGACGCGGCATGGGCCTGCTGGCCGCCGTGGCCGCAGGGAGCACAGCCGGTCCCCGCCTGATTCGCGTCACCCTGCCCGCACGCGGCGAGAAGACAGCGGTGCTGGCGCTGGTGGGCAAGGGCATCACCTTCGACACGGGCGGCTATTCCATCAAGCCGGCCGCCGGCATGAACGGCATGAAAAACGACATGGGCGGCGCCGCCGCCGTGCTGGGGGCCATGCGCGCCCTGGGGGAACTGCGGGCGCAGGTGCCCGAAGGTGTGGAGGTGCGCGCCTACGTGGCCGCCGCCGAGAACATGGTGGGCCCGAACGCCATGCGCCCCGGCGATATTTACCGCGCGGCCAACGGCCTGCACGTGGAAGTCACCAACACCGACGCTGAGGGCCGCCTCGTGCTGGCCGACGCCCTGACCGTGGCCTGCGAGGAAGGCGCCACCGAACTGGTAGACCTGGCCACCCTGACCGGCGTGAAGGTGAGCGCCCTGGGCAACGACATTGCGGCCCTGTTCAGCAGCGACCCCGCCCTGACCGCCCGCCTGATAACCGCCGCCGAGGCCGCCGGCGAGCACGTCTGGGAACTGCCCCTGCACCAGCCCTACCTGAAGGGCTACCAGAAAAACACTGTGGCCGACCTGAAAAACAGCGACATGAACCCGGCGGGCGCCAGCATCAAGGCCGCCCTGTTCCTGCAGCAGTTCGTCACCCGCCCCTGGGCCCACCTGGATATCGCTGGCAACGCCACCCGTGAGGAGGTGGCGACCGGCTGGGGCGTGGGCACGCTGGTGGAATACGTGTTGGGGCGGTAG
- a CDS encoding DAK2 domain-containing protein, with translation MLRYATDWLGVYREQVNALNVYPVPDGDTGTNMHLTMQSVRRELDTCDESSMAQVARAISYGALLGARGNSGVILSQLLKGFAEVIKDQRAVDAPTLTRAFQAAQRVGYGAVMKPVEGTILTVARGVAEGAQGENIEAVLEQALFRGQELLDQTPEMLPALKQAGVIDSGGQGYLYIVQGMLAQLRGEALPPAPEITSYAQEQFENEEFGFCTEFLMSEATKPIEEIRELVSPYGDSLLVVGAEGYVKGHIHTNEPDQLLATVGRYGKMLKTKVEDMSEQHTEILGMAGSAARAEEEISPSGLVAVASGYGLVKLFRSLGARIVSGGQTANPSVQDIVDAVRSVSAEKVIILPNNKNVLMAAEKAMELMDGRAVVIPTRTLGQGMGAALNFSPDTPAEDLKEAMTEAAGAVTTLEVTRASRTTSITVQDGRTLAIAEGDVIGLKDDELVQSGGNPEDSVLEMLGRHYDGQEIITVFGGPQKTQEDLDTLAARLGEAYSDAEIETHMGGPDLYDYLVTLE, from the coding sequence ATGCTGCGCTACGCCACCGACTGGCTGGGCGTGTACCGCGAGCAGGTCAACGCCCTGAACGTGTACCCGGTGCCCGACGGCGACACCGGCACCAACATGCACCTCACCATGCAGTCGGTGCGCCGCGAACTGGACACCTGCGACGAGAGCAGTATGGCCCAGGTGGCCCGCGCCATCAGCTACGGGGCGCTGCTGGGCGCGCGCGGCAACAGCGGCGTGATTCTCTCGCAGCTCCTCAAGGGCTTTGCAGAAGTCATCAAGGACCAGAGGGCGGTGGACGCCCCCACGCTGACCCGCGCCTTCCAGGCCGCCCAGCGCGTGGGCTACGGCGCCGTGATGAAGCCGGTGGAAGGCACCATTCTGACCGTGGCGCGCGGCGTGGCCGAGGGCGCGCAGGGCGAGAACATTGAAGCCGTGCTGGAACAGGCCCTGTTCAGGGGCCAGGAACTGCTGGACCAGACCCCCGAGATGCTGCCCGCGTTGAAACAGGCGGGCGTGATTGACAGCGGTGGCCAGGGCTACCTGTACATCGTGCAGGGGATGCTGGCGCAGCTGCGCGGCGAGGCGCTGCCGCCCGCCCCCGAGATCACCTCGTATGCCCAGGAGCAATTCGAGAACGAGGAATTCGGCTTCTGCACCGAGTTCCTGATGAGCGAGGCCACCAAGCCTATCGAGGAAATCCGTGAGCTGGTCAGCCCTTACGGCGACAGCCTGCTGGTGGTGGGCGCCGAGGGCTACGTGAAGGGCCACATCCACACCAACGAGCCCGACCAGCTGCTGGCCACCGTGGGCCGCTACGGCAAGATGCTGAAAACCAAGGTCGAGGACATGAGTGAGCAGCACACCGAGATCCTGGGCATGGCGGGCTCGGCGGCGCGCGCGGAAGAAGAAATTTCGCCCAGCGGCCTCGTGGCGGTGGCCAGTGGCTACGGGCTGGTCAAGCTGTTCCGCTCGCTGGGCGCGCGCATCGTGTCCGGCGGGCAGACCGCCAACCCCAGCGTGCAGGACATTGTGGACGCGGTGCGCTCGGTGAGTGCCGAGAAGGTCATCATCCTGCCCAACAACAAGAACGTGCTGATGGCCGCCGAAAAGGCGATGGAACTGATGGACGGCCGCGCCGTCGTCATCCCGACCCGCACCCTGGGCCAGGGGATGGGCGCCGCCCTGAACTTCAGCCCCGACACCCCCGCCGAGGATCTGAAAGAAGCCATGACCGAGGCCGCCGGGGCCGTCACCACCCTGGAGGTTACGCGCGCCAGCCGCACCACCAGCATCACCGTGCAGGATGGGCGCACCCTGGCGATTGCCGAGGGCGACGTGATCGGCCTGAAGGATGACGAACTGGTGCAGAGCGGCGGCAACCCCGAAGACAGCGTGCTGGAAATGCTGGGCCGCCACTACGACGGCCAGGAGATCATCACGGTGTTCGGCGGCCCGCAGAAAACCCAGGAGGACTTAGATACCCTGGCCGCGCGCCTTGGCGAAGCCTACAGCGACGCCGAGATCGAAACCCACATGGGCGGCCCGGACCTGTACGACTATCTGGTGACCCTGGAATAA
- a CDS encoding c-type cytochrome: MTAVLSVGLLALVLLACLWLVLGPLRAGAPEDPDAAERARLEAERERLYAQLQTLGDEAARPGLERRAALTLRALDALPPVPRSGRRVRPLALGLLAVATLAVGAGALTFIPRWQLAALNPAEALNLQATLSLPTLKARAERTRQNADYLAWGKAAFDSGRYDEAVSAYGNALKLNPRQPEALRRLGILLLTRGERGGQAPSAQDATQAALLIRTAAQLAPQEPESQLLLGFALARFGQDEDALRALERYRTLDPQGRDADELITAIRARQNETDPGLRVYAANCASCHGPSGGGGVGPSLRESVLSRDALRQITLQGKGAMPGFPNLRGAELEALLNLLEGWQP; encoded by the coding sequence ATGACCGCCGTGCTGAGCGTGGGCCTGCTGGCGCTGGTGCTGCTGGCCTGCCTGTGGCTGGTGCTGGGCCCCCTGCGCGCCGGCGCCCCCGAGGACCCCGACGCCGCCGAGCGTGCCCGGCTGGAGGCGGAGCGCGAGCGCCTGTACGCCCAGTTGCAGACCTTAGGCGACGAGGCCGCGCGCCCCGGCCTGGAGCGGCGCGCGGCCCTGACCCTGCGCGCGCTGGACGCCCTGCCCCCCGTCCCCCGTTCTGGCCGCCGGGTGCGGCCACTGGCGCTGGGCCTGCTGGCCGTGGCCACGCTGGCGGTGGGGGCCGGCGCCCTGACCTTCATTCCGCGCTGGCAGCTGGCGGCCCTGAACCCCGCCGAGGCCCTGAACCTGCAGGCCACGCTGTCGCTGCCCACCCTGAAAGCCCGCGCCGAACGCACCCGCCAGAACGCCGATTACCTGGCCTGGGGCAAGGCCGCCTTTGATTCTGGCCGCTACGACGAGGCGGTAAGCGCCTACGGCAACGCCCTGAAACTCAATCCGCGCCAGCCCGAGGCCCTGCGCCGCCTGGGCATTCTGCTGCTCACGCGCGGCGAGCGGGGCGGGCAGGCCCCCAGCGCGCAGGACGCCACCCAGGCCGCGCTGCTGATCCGCACCGCCGCGCAACTGGCCCCCCAGGAGCCCGAATCCCAGTTGCTGCTGGGCTTTGCCCTGGCCCGCTTTGGGCAGGACGAAGACGCCCTGCGCGCGCTGGAACGCTACCGCACCCTGGACCCCCAGGGCCGCGACGCCGACGAACTGATCACCGCCATCCGCGCCCGCCAGAACGAGACCGACCCGGGCCTGCGCGTGTACGCGGCCAACTGCGCCTCCTGCCACGGGCCCAGCGGCGGCGGCGGCGTGGGCCCCAGCCTGCGCGAATCGGTGCTGAGCCGCGACGCCCTGCGGCAGATCACCCTGCAGGGCAAGGGCGCCATGCCGGGCTTCCCCAATCTGCGGGGCGCAGAGTTGGAAGCCCTGCTGAACCTGCTGGAAGGCTGGCAGCCATGA